A single genomic interval of Helianthus annuus cultivar XRQ/B chromosome 6, HanXRQr2.0-SUNRISE, whole genome shotgun sequence harbors:
- the LOC110884239 gene encoding very-long-chain aldehyde decarbonylase CER3, with translation MPKTAPFSSWPWESFGIFKYILLGPLVGKVLYSRLQADDDLASNWWFHLLLITILRFHLYAWYTNFCNMLWLTRNRRIIQHSVDFDQIDKEWDWDNFIILQALIASSCICMFPHNFANLPVWETKGLVTIVVMHVLVSEPLYYWVHRFLHGDYLFTPYHSLHHSSTVPQPVTVGSTTFLEELLVTTVLGLPILGCSLSGYGSKTIIFGYVLVFDFLRCFGHSNVEIMPHWIFDRFPIFKYILYTPSYYSIHHSEMKTNYCLFMPLYDAIWNTLDTNSWVLQKKITLDAGKSSRAPDFVFLAHVVDMTSSLHAPFVVRSFASMPYRARLFLLHLWPGAFLLMLVMWARSKTFLVSFYHLRGRLHQTWAVPRFGFQYFLPFASQGINKHIEDAILRADKLGVKVISLAALNKNEALNGGGTLFVNKHPNLKVRVVHGNTLTAAVILNEIHESVKEVFLTGATSKLGRAIALYLCRRGVRVLMLTLSTERFQNIKEEAPTNCQKNLVQVTKYQAAKNCKTWVVGKWITPREQRWAPPGTHFHQFVVPPILAFRRDCTYGDLAAMKLPDDVEGLGSCEYTMGRGIVHACHAGGVVHSLEGWTHHEVGALDVDRIDVVWKAAIKHGLQPVSSLSK, from the exons ATGCCCAAGACTGCTCCCTTTTCTTCATGGCCTTGGGAAAGTTTTGGGATTTTCAAG TATATATTACTTGGACCGTTGGTCGGAAAAGTTCTGTATTCAAGACTACAAGCAGATGATGATCTTGCAAGCAATTGGTGGTTCCACCTTCTCTTGATAACCATTCTTAGATTTCATCTATATGCATGGTATACTAATTTTTGTAACATGCTTTGGCTCACCCGAAATCGTCGCATTATACAGCACAGCGTTGACTTTGACCAAATCGACAAAGAATGGGATtg GGACAATTTCATAATATTGCAAGCTTTGATAGCTTCATCATGTATTTGCATGTTCCCTCATAATTTTGCCAACTTGCCTGTCTGGGAAACCAAAGGGCTTGTTACCATTGTTGTGATGCATGTGCTTGTTTCAGAACCACTTTACTATTGGGTGCATAGATTCTTACATGGAGATTACCTTTTTACCCCTTATCATTCTTTACACCATTCATCAACTGTACCTCAACCTGTCACAG TTGGAAGCACCACATTCTTAGAGGAGTTATTAGTTACCACTGTGCTTGGACTACCGATACTTGGTTGTAGTTTGTCTGGTTACGGATCGAAAACCATAATATTTGGCTATGTTCTTGTCTTTGATTTCTTACGATGTTTCGGCCATTCAAACGTTGAGATCATGCCTCATTGGATTTTCGACCGCTTTCCAATCTTCAAATATATTCTCTACACCCCATC ATACTACAGCATACACCACAGTGAGATGAAGACCAACTATTGCCTGTTTATGCCTCTCTATGATGCCATTTGGAACACTTTAGACACAAACTCTTGGGTATTACAGAAGAAAATAACTCTAGATGCAG GTAAGTCGAGTAGGGCGCCGGATTTTGTGTTCTTGGCACATGTGGTGGATATGACATCTTCATTGCACGCCCCCTTTGTCGTCAGATCATTTGCATCAATGCCTTACAGAGCTAGGCTTTTCTTGCTTCACCTATGGCCAGGTGCATTCCTCTTGATGCTCGTGATGTGGGCGCGATCCAAGACATTCCTTGTGTCATTTTACCACTTACGAGGAAGATTGCACCAAACATGGGCTGTTCCTCGCTTTGGATTCCAG TATTTCTTGCCATTCGCTAGCCAAGGCATTAACAAACATATTGAGGACGCCATTCTAAGGGCCGACAAGTTGGGTGTCAAGGTCATTAGTCTTGCTGCTTTAAACAAG AACGAAGCACTTAACGGAGGTGGAACATTGTTCGTGAATAAGCATCCCAATTTGAAAGTACGTGTAGTCCATGGGAATACACTGACTGCTGCCGTTATCCTCAACGAGATTCATGAATCCGTTAAAGAAGTGTTCCTCACTGGAGCCACTTCAAAGCTTGGACGAGCCATCGCACTTTACCTTTGCCGACGAGGTGTACGCGTTCTT atGCTGACTCTATCAACAGAGAGATTTCAAAATATCAAAGAAGAAGCACCAACAAATTGCCAGAAGAATTTAGTTCAAGTCACCAAATACCAAGCAGCAAAAAATTGCAAG ACATGGGTGGTTGGAAAATGGATAACGCCTAGAGAGCAAAGATGGGCGCCACCAGGAACTCATTTTCACCAGTTTGTGGTGCCGCCCATCTTGGCTTTTAGAAGGGACTGCACTTATGGCGACCTTGCCGCCATGAAACTTCCTGATGACGTTGAAGGGCTTGGATCGTGTGAG TATACTATGGGAAGAGGAATAGTGCATGCATGTCATGCAGGAGGGGTTGTACATAGCTTGGAAGGATGGACTCACCATGAAGTAGGTGCTCTTGATGTGGACCGGATTGATGTTGTTTGGAAAGCTGCTATAAAACATGGTCTTCAACCTGTTTCTAGTCTTTCCAAATGA